One Streptomyces sp. 840.1 genomic window, CGTCGCCCGGCGCGCCGTCTGGGCGGCCGTCGACCGGCGGCGGGCCGAGCGGGGTGCGACGGTGCTGCTGGTCACCCACAACGTCATCGAGGCCGAGACCGTACTGGACCGGGTCGCCGTCATCGACCGGGGCAAGGTCATCGCCTGCGACACCCCGGCCGGGCTCAAGGAGCAGGTCGCCGGCGAGGTCAGGGTGGAGCTGGTGTGGCGCGAGCGGGCACCGCTGGACGTGCCCGAGGTCGCGGCGCTGCGGGCGTCCGCGCAGGAGTCCGGGCGCCGCTGGGTGCTGCGGCTGGGGCCCGACGAGGCGCGGGCGGCGGTCGCCGCCGTGACCGGCGGGGAGGCCTTCGCCGCGCTCGACGACTTCACCCTGGCGACGCCCAGCCTGGAGGATGTCTATCTGGCGCTCGGCGGGGGCGCGACCAAGGGGCTGGTGAAGTCATGACCGCGACGCGTGCGGCCGGGCAGGGACCGAACAGGAGCAGCGCCAGGTGACGAGCATCGTTCGTACGGAGGCGGTGTCCGGGCAGTCCGGGCGGCCGGCACACCCCGGGCCGTCGGACAGCACCGGCCGGGAACCCCTCGCCGACGGCCGGAGCGCCCAGCCCGCCGAGCTCGCCCCGAGGGCCCGGCTCTTCCCCTCGCTCGCGGCGGTCTACCGGGCCCAGCTCTCCCGGGCCAGGGTCGCCCGCATCCCGCTGCTCTTCGTGGCGACCTTCCAGTCCGTCGGGATCATGATCCTGATGCGCGGGGTCGTCGACGGCGGCTCGGAGGCGCGGGCCGTCGTGGCCGGGTCCAGCGTCCTGGTCGTCGCCTTCGTCGCGCTGAACCTGCTCGCCCAGTACTTCGGGCAGCTCCGGGCCGGCGGCGGGCTCGACCACTACGCGACGCTGCCCGTGCCGCCCGCCTCCGTGGTGCTCGGGGCGGCCGGGGCGTACGCCTCCTTCACCGTGCCCGGCACGGTCGTCACGGCGGTGGCGGGCAGCGTGCTCTTCGGGCTGCCGGTGACCCACCTGTGGGTGCTCGTCGCGGTCATCCCGCTGTCCGGCGCGGCCCTCTCGGGGCTCGGCGCCGCGCTCGGGCTGCTCGCGCCCCGGCAGGAGCTGGCCACGCTCCTGGGCCAGCTGGGCATGTCCGCGGCCCTGCTGCTGGGCGTCCTCCCGGCGAACCGGCTGCCGGAGCCGATCGGCTGGGCGCGCGACCTG contains:
- a CDS encoding ABC transporter permease, producing the protein MTSIVRTEAVSGQSGRPAHPGPSDSTGREPLADGRSAQPAELAPRARLFPSLAAVYRAQLSRARVARIPLLFVATFQSVGIMILMRGVVDGGSEARAVVAGSSVLVVAFVALNLLAQYFGQLRAGGGLDHYATLPVPPASVVLGAAGAYASFTVPGTVVTAVAGSVLFGLPVTHLWVLVAVIPLSGAALSGLGAALGLLAPRQELATLLGQLGMSAALLLGVLPANRLPEPIGWARDLLPSTYGVEALARSFDAHPDWALVTLDLAVCAVVGVLSLAVATWAYRRAAVR